A genomic stretch from Patescibacteria group bacterium includes:
- a CDS encoding penicillin-binding protein 2, translating to MLLKTIGIRIALVQYFVVGVALVFLCRLFYIQIICHKALFAKASSQQVQEIVIPASRGSIHFSDLSPLASSQTAYFLFAEPRNFTDKDKSSLVLYLKDKFKLDSEVVNRLNDVTLWYVPIKHGISPEEKVEIEKNITSGIVFKKEDSRFFPEEDLAVSVVGVVASDENGLPQGYFGVEGFYNSDLKGKSGRIISETDAFGNAIIMGSYTEMPSISGTSIVLSLDRAVQYLLEERLKYYLASYGAKSASAVVIECETGKILGMASFLLLEEDSKPKIDSTSNLVISDTYEPGSVFKAFTMSSAIDLNLVTPETSFEDTGPKYYSGHKVDTWDGKHYGTETMYEVLEHSNNLGAAWVAERLGSENLWKYLVSFGMGTPLGVDLEGEQTGQLRHYSTWRDIDLATASFGQGVSATALQVVNGFGAIANGGELLKPYLAVNFVENMPNGDTKIVKQRNLKTIISRVISQKTSFTMVDMLTRATSSGEAKFFISKKYQVAGKTGTAQIAVEGGYDLNKTNATFVGFLPKSRKFVMLVRFSEPTTSIYAAETAVPAWMDIAEKLALYYRIPYDY from the coding sequence ATGCTTTTAAAAACGATTGGGATTAGAATAGCTCTGGTACAATATTTTGTCGTAGGCGTTGCTTTGGTATTTTTGTGCCGATTATTCTATATTCAAATAATATGCCATAAAGCTTTGTTTGCTAAAGCAAGTAGCCAACAGGTTCAAGAAATTGTAATTCCAGCATCAAGAGGCAGTATTCATTTCTCTGATTTGTCGCCTTTGGCGTCTTCCCAAACAGCATACTTTCTTTTTGCCGAACCCAGAAATTTTACTGACAAAGACAAAAGCTCTTTAGTACTCTATTTAAAAGATAAGTTTAAATTAGATTCGGAAGTTGTTAATCGTCTTAACGATGTTACATTGTGGTATGTTCCAATTAAACATGGCATATCCCCGGAGGAAAAAGTAGAAATAGAAAAAAATATTACCAGTGGAATAGTTTTTAAAAAAGAGGATTCACGGTTTTTTCCAGAAGAAGATTTAGCGGTTTCTGTTGTTGGTGTTGTAGCTAGCGACGAAAATGGATTGCCCCAAGGTTATTTTGGTGTAGAGGGTTTTTATAACTCCGATTTGAAAGGCAAAAGCGGAAGGATTATTTCCGAAACCGATGCTTTTGGAAATGCGATTATTATGGGATCGTATACAGAGATGCCATCAATTTCTGGAACCAGCATTGTTTTGTCATTAGACAGAGCTGTGCAATATCTTTTAGAAGAACGCCTTAAGTATTACTTGGCAAGCTATGGGGCAAAATCCGCTAGCGCTGTTGTAATAGAATGCGAAACAGGAAAAATCCTTGGGATGGCATCGTTTTTGTTGCTAGAAGAAGATAGCAAGCCAAAAATTGATTCAACATCTAACTTAGTTATAAGCGATACCTATGAGCCTGGTTCTGTCTTTAAGGCGTTTACAATGTCTTCTGCTATCGATTTAAATTTGGTTACCCCCGAGACTTCGTTTGAAGATACTGGTCCTAAATATTATTCGGGTCATAAAGTTGACACTTGGGATGGAAAGCATTATGGAACAGAGACAATGTATGAGGTGTTGGAACACTCTAATAACCTAGGGGCGGCATGGGTAGCCGAAAGACTAGGTTCCGAAAATCTTTGGAAATATCTTGTTAGCTTTGGAATGGGAACACCTTTGGGGGTGGATTTAGAAGGGGAGCAAACAGGGCAGTTGCGCCATTATTCTACCTGGCGTGATATTGATTTAGCCACGGCTTCTTTTGGGCAGGGAGTTTCGGCGACCGCTCTTCAGGTTGTAAATGGTTTTGGCGCGATAGCCAACGGTGGTGAGTTGTTAAAGCCTTATCTGGCGGTAAATTTTGTAGAAAATATGCCCAATGGAGATACAAAAATTGTTAAACAAAGAAATTTAAAAACAATAATTTCTAGAGTTATAAGCCAAAAAACATCCTTTACCATGGTTGATATGTTAACTCGCGCTACCAGTAGCGGAGAAGCCAAATTTTTTATCTCTAAAAAGTATCAAGTTGCGGGTAAGACTGGAACTGCCCAAATTGCAGTTGAAGGTGGCTATGACCTCAACAAAACTAACGCTACATTTGTGGGGTTTTTGCCAAAAAGCAGGAAATTTGTTATGCTGGTTCGGTTTAGTGAGCCTACTACAAGTATTTACGCCGCCGAAACTGCGGTTCCTGCTTGGATGGACATTGCGGAGAAGTTAGCTTTATATTACAGAATTCCTTACGATTATTAA
- the rsmH gene encoding 16S rRNA (cytosine(1402)-N(4))-methyltransferase RsmH, translated as MKNFYHTGVLVDQAIAGLNVFPKEKYIDATIGGGDHTAKIMELGGIVLGLDQDVNAIKYCQKRFGHQLQKKQLTLVHTNFEKIDEVAKARDFVNVSGILYDLGISSFQMEDPTRGFSFRFKDAPLDMRMGEQTGVKACDLLNALPQKALEEIFFKYGNIREAKKLVQEIIRARTNQRFVTVGDLLTTLMRIKKDFTRDDFAAKVFLSLRIAVNLELEVLSQSLPKAQSLLDKDGRLAVISFQGLEDGVVKNFGRGASSTLVSLSVPMRCEIIANPRSRSAKLRVYRFRGSKNEIAKK; from the coding sequence ATGAAAAATTTCTATCACACTGGTGTACTAGTTGATCAAGCTATCGCGGGTCTTAATGTTTTTCCCAAAGAAAAATATATTGATGCCACAATTGGAGGTGGGGATCATACCGCGAAAATAATGGAGTTAGGAGGAATTGTTTTAGGACTTGATCAAGATGTCAACGCGATTAAATACTGCCAAAAACGCTTTGGGCATCAGTTGCAAAAGAAGCAACTAACTCTTGTTCATACAAATTTCGAAAAAATTGACGAAGTCGCAAAAGCGCGTGATTTTGTCAATGTTTCTGGAATACTATACGACCTTGGTATCTCGAGTTTTCAAATGGAAGATCCTACCCGCGGTTTTAGTTTTAGGTTCAAAGATGCCCCCCTTGATATGCGCATGGGAGAGCAAACGGGGGTTAAAGCCTGCGATTTGCTAAACGCCTTACCCCAAAAAGCCCTTGAGGAGATATTTTTTAAATATGGAAATATTCGGGAGGCAAAGAAATTAGTTCAAGAAATCATTAGAGCTCGAACGAACCAACGGTTTGTTACTGTTGGGGATTTGTTAACAACGCTAATGCGAATAAAGAAAGATTTTACGCGTGACGATTTTGCCGCCAAAGTTTTTTTGTCTTTACGCATAGCCGTAAATTTGGAGCTGGAGGTATTATCTCAATCTTTACCTAAGGCGCAATCCTTGTTGGACAAGGACGGGAGACTTGCCGTAATATCCTTTCAAGGTTTAGAAGATGGTGTGGTAAAAAACTTTGGTCGTGGCGCGAGTTCAACCTTAGTGTCTTTGTCTGTTCCTATGCGTTGTGAAATAATTGCAAACCCAAGGTCAAGAAGCGCCAAATTAAGGGTGTATAGATTTAGAGGTAGCAAAAATGAGATCGCTAAAAAATAA